In one Corythoichthys intestinalis isolate RoL2023-P3 chromosome 16, ASM3026506v1, whole genome shotgun sequence genomic region, the following are encoded:
- the cdr2a gene encoding cerebellar degeneration-related protein 2 isoform X3 produces the protein MLTEGIVEDDFDQNEDAWCAQRNLEHDLHLAAELGKSLLDRNRELEQALQQIYSTNQEQLLEIEYLAKQVELLRHMNDQHTKVYEQLDVSTRDLEQANKKLVQDERLAQKKINSLTESIDGLQMHVEGLQNQLEALTSTQSERNKQEKRRNLTAHSVSCLKELYNLRHDRCVLNDSRQIEGLWSPQKCIYDRDPEDEHEALLGSVRTLTNQLAAEKSRREAAESESQLTAEDKRSLESRLVMLAGCRDRQAELEVQVEQLRLLWRSDCAKSRKPVQLLLPDTIFFTSDDKAEVDPAELEEVDQKYADDDHEQMCVRRAEVVKRRGILLLNEVDAQYSALQVKYDALLQRCQQANVGLTHKSVQTPRSPSASSRPRECTLVPEEPEYKILFKEIFTCIQKTKEDLHDNKLVRDASAV, from the exons ATGCTAACTGAGGGGATTGTGGAAGACGACTTCGACCAAAATGAAGATGCGTGGTGCGCTCAACGGAACCTCGAGCACG ATCTCCATTTGGCCGCCGAGCTGGGCAAATCCCTTCTGGACCGCAACCGCGAGCTGGAGCAGGCGCTGCAGCAGATTTACTCCACCAACCAAGAACAGCTGCTGGAAATAGag TATCTGGCCAAGCAAGTGGAGCTGTTGCGTCACATGAACGACCAGCACACCAAAGTTTATGAGCAACTGGATGTGTCCACCAGGGATCTGGAGCAAGCCAATAAGAAATTGGTGCAGGATGAACGCCTGGCGCAGAAGAAGATCAACAG TTTGACAGAGTCCATAGACGGGCTTCAAATGCATGTGGAGGGTcttcaaaatcaactggaagcactgacgtcaacccagtcagagcgaAACAAACAAGAAAAACGACGCAACCTCACCGCACATAGTGTTTCTTGTCTTAAAGAGCTGTACAACTTGAGGCATGACAG ATGTGTACTCAACGATAGTCGACAAATAGAGGGATTGTGGTCACCGCAGAAATGCATCTACGATCGAGACCCAGAAGACGAGCACGAGGCCCTTCTCGGCTCCGTCCGAACTCTCACCAATCAATTAGCCGCAGAGAAAAGTCGTCGGGAGGCGGCGGAAAGCGAGAGCCAGCTGACGGCCGAGGACAAGCGAAGCTTGGAAAGCCGGCTTGTCATGCTGGCTGGTTGTCGGGACAGGCAGGCGGAGCTGGAGGTCCAGGTGGAGCAGCTCAGGCTCCTGTGGCGCTCCGACTGCGCTAAGAG CAGGAAACCTGTCCAACTACTTCTCCCTGACACGATATTCTTCACCTCAGACGACAAAGCCGAAGTGGATCCCGCTGAGTTGGAGGAGGTTGACCAGAAGTACGCTGATGATGATCACGAGCAGATGTGCGTGCGGCGAGCGGAGGTGGTAAAGCGGAGGGGTATCTTGCTGCTGAATGAGGTGGATGCACAGTACAGCGCACTGCAG gTGAAATATGATGCACTGCTCCAGAGATGTCAGCAGGCAAACGTGGGGCTCACCCACAAATCCGTCCAAACGCCACGCAGCCCGTCTGCCAGCAGCCGTCCACGAGAATGCACGCTGGTGCCAGAAGAGCCTGAGTACAAAATCCTCTTCAAGGAGATCTTCACCTGCATCCAGAAGACTAAAGAAGACCTGCATGACAACAAGCTTGTCAGGGACGCTTCTGCCGTGTGA
- the mfsd13al gene encoding transmembrane protein 180-like encodes MAAEVKGVRGSMKLPRYLVNLGVNPAALAYAMTTLGAAMINNIFSFYYVKLFINKYQTSEGAFQQSQVVYMLWNAINDPLFGYLQDNSKVPCCSQRRLSILYGAPLYSLAFLIAWFPWRSYTPGDWLSGLHLMVALCAFDGLLTFVLLAQCALFAEISSHHQNRLRLIKYSQVASLLGSSSVLFCGMLSRNMEDFASFQAFNVMVAILSCCCMIYTGLYSQSQFDDKSAEDSVEPASSDSKFSFPMVKTLMWQIFINRDFRLFVLMNFFQVFMLAFFNNFTLIFTEHLIPPDVLSSLARSVMYGAGFICPQLLVLSCNRLLHSVGYYRIILYSFYLEVFMGVFMLVLGPQSYRILALFLTLSMVMVAASFSLFSLPLADIIDSDMQKYKRSSPISSMVFGTNALFTKPAQSLAPMLVINILNQFGYEKLKDAGKDVNASALENLHSVMFYLVCVLPMCVAAIQVLAWRPFSIRSSHTVDSKYIDS; translated from the exons ATGGCTGCGGAGGTGAAAGGTGTGCGAGGCAGTATGAAGCTGCCGCGATATTTGGTAAACCTTGGAGTCAACCCCGCGGCTTTGGCATATGCCATGACCACTTTGGGAGCTGCTATGATCAACAACATCTTTAGCTTCTACTATGTGAAGCTCTTCATCAACAAGTACCAGACATCTGAGGGAGCTTTTCAACAATCACAA GTGGTGTACATGCTATGGAATGCCATCAACGATCCTCTCTTCGGATACCTGCAGGACAACTCCAAAGTGCCGTGTTGCTCTCAACGCCGTCTCTCAATCTTGTACGGCGCCCCGCTCTACTCATTGGCGTTCCTCATCGCCTGGTTCCCGTGGAGGTCGTACACTCCTGGTGACTGGTTGAGCGGCCTCCACTTGATGGTTGCGTTGTGCGCCTTCGATGGCCtgctcacatttgtgttgctggCTCAGTGCGCACTGTTTGCTGAGATTTCCAGCCACCATCAGAACAGGCTGAGACTCATCAAGTATAGCCAG GTGGCGTCACTGCTCGGCTCTTCAAGCGTTCTTTTTTGTGGCATGCTGTCCAGAAACATGGAGGACTTTGCATCTTTCCAGGCGTTCAACGTGATGGTGGCCATCTTGAGCTGCTGCTGCATGATATACACGGGCCTCTACAGCCAGAGCCAGTTCGACGACAAATCGGCTGAGGATTCCGTTGAGCCCGCCTCCAGTGATTCCAAGTTTTCCTTCCCCATGGTGAAAACGCTAATGTGGCAAATCTTCATCAACAGGGACTTCCGACTTTTTGTCCTCATGAACTTTTTCCAGGTTTTCATGCTagctttttttaataattttactTTGATATTTACCGAGCACCTGATTCCTCCTGATGTGCTTTCTTCACTGGCTAGAAGCGTCATGTATGGCGCTGGATTTATTTGTCCTCAG CTGTTGGTGTTGAGCTGTAACAGACTACTTCACAGCGTCGGTTACTACAGAATAATCCTGTACAGCTTCTACCTGGAGGTCTTTATGGGGGTTTTTATGCTAGTGCTCGGTCCTCAGAGCTATCGAATCCTGGCGTTATTCCTCACTCTGAGCAT GGTCATGGTGGCAGCTTCCTTCAGTCTGTTCAGCTTGCCTCTGGCAGATATCATTGACAGTGATATGCAGAAATACAAGCGCAG TTCCCCTATTTCCTCCATGGTGTTTGGGACCAACGCCCTGTTCACCAAACCTGCTCAGTCTTTGGCACCAATGTTGGTGATTAACATTCTCAACCAGTTTGGTTATGAGAAGCTAAAGGACGCTGGAAAGGATGTAAACGCAAG TGCTCTGGAGAACCTCCACAGTGTCATGTTCTACTTGGTGTGCGTGCTGCCAATGTGTGTCGCCGCCATTCAAGTCCTGGCATGGAGGCCCTTTTCTATACGGAGCAGTCACACTGTGGACAGCAAGTATATTGACAGCTAG
- the cdr2a gene encoding cerebellar degeneration-related protein 2 isoform X1, which yields MLTEGIVEDDFDQNEDAWCAQRNLEHDLHLAAELGKSLLDRNRELEQALQQIYSTNQEQLLEIEYLAKQVELLRHMNDQHTKVYEQLDVSTRDLEQANKKLVQDERLAQKKINSLTESIDGLQMHVEGLQNQLEALTSTQSERNKQEKRRNLTAHSVSCLKELYNLRHDRPILSLLRCVLNDSRQIEGLWSPQKCIYDRDPEDEHEALLGSVRTLTNQLAAEKSRREAAESESQLTAEDKRSLESRLVMLAGCRDRQAELEVQVEQLRLLWRSDCAKSRKPVQLLLPDTIFFTSDDKAEVDPAELEEVDQKYADDDHEQMCVRRAEVVKRRGILLLNEVDAQYSALQVKYDALLQRCQQANVGLTHKSVQTPRSPSASSRPRECTLVPEEPEYKILFKEIFTCIQKTKEDLHDNKLVRDASAV from the exons ATGCTAACTGAGGGGATTGTGGAAGACGACTTCGACCAAAATGAAGATGCGTGGTGCGCTCAACGGAACCTCGAGCACG ATCTCCATTTGGCCGCCGAGCTGGGCAAATCCCTTCTGGACCGCAACCGCGAGCTGGAGCAGGCGCTGCAGCAGATTTACTCCACCAACCAAGAACAGCTGCTGGAAATAGag TATCTGGCCAAGCAAGTGGAGCTGTTGCGTCACATGAACGACCAGCACACCAAAGTTTATGAGCAACTGGATGTGTCCACCAGGGATCTGGAGCAAGCCAATAAGAAATTGGTGCAGGATGAACGCCTGGCGCAGAAGAAGATCAACAG TTTGACAGAGTCCATAGACGGGCTTCAAATGCATGTGGAGGGTcttcaaaatcaactggaagcactgacgtcaacccagtcagagcgaAACAAACAAGAAAAACGACGCAACCTCACCGCACATAGTGTTTCTTGTCTTAAAGAGCTGTACAACTTGAGGCATGACAG ACCTATTTTGTCTCTGCTCAGATGTGTACTCAACGATAGTCGACAAATAGAGGGATTGTGGTCACCGCAGAAATGCATCTACGATCGAGACCCAGAAGACGAGCACGAGGCCCTTCTCGGCTCCGTCCGAACTCTCACCAATCAATTAGCCGCAGAGAAAAGTCGTCGGGAGGCGGCGGAAAGCGAGAGCCAGCTGACGGCCGAGGACAAGCGAAGCTTGGAAAGCCGGCTTGTCATGCTGGCTGGTTGTCGGGACAGGCAGGCGGAGCTGGAGGTCCAGGTGGAGCAGCTCAGGCTCCTGTGGCGCTCCGACTGCGCTAAGAG CAGGAAACCTGTCCAACTACTTCTCCCTGACACGATATTCTTCACCTCAGACGACAAAGCCGAAGTGGATCCCGCTGAGTTGGAGGAGGTTGACCAGAAGTACGCTGATGATGATCACGAGCAGATGTGCGTGCGGCGAGCGGAGGTGGTAAAGCGGAGGGGTATCTTGCTGCTGAATGAGGTGGATGCACAGTACAGCGCACTGCAG gTGAAATATGATGCACTGCTCCAGAGATGTCAGCAGGCAAACGTGGGGCTCACCCACAAATCCGTCCAAACGCCACGCAGCCCGTCTGCCAGCAGCCGTCCACGAGAATGCACGCTGGTGCCAGAAGAGCCTGAGTACAAAATCCTCTTCAAGGAGATCTTCACCTGCATCCAGAAGACTAAAGAAGACCTGCATGACAACAAGCTTGTCAGGGACGCTTCTGCCGTGTGA
- the cdr2a gene encoding cerebellar degeneration-related protein 2 isoform X2: MLTEGIVEDDFDQNEDAWCAQRNLEHDLHLAAELGKSLLDRNRELEQALQQIYSTNQEQLLEIEYLAKQVELLRHMNDQHTKVYEQLDVSTRDLEQANKKLVQDERLAQKKINSLTESIDGLQMHVEGLQNQLEALTSTQSERNKQEKRRNLTAHSVSCLKELYNLRHDRPILSLLRCVLNDSRQIEGLWSPQKCIYDRDPEDEHEALLGSVRTLTNQLAAEKSRREAAESESQLTAEDKRSLESRLVMLAGCRDRQAELEVQVEQLRLLWRSDCAKRKPVQLLLPDTIFFTSDDKAEVDPAELEEVDQKYADDDHEQMCVRRAEVVKRRGILLLNEVDAQYSALQVKYDALLQRCQQANVGLTHKSVQTPRSPSASSRPRECTLVPEEPEYKILFKEIFTCIQKTKEDLHDNKLVRDASAV; this comes from the exons ATGCTAACTGAGGGGATTGTGGAAGACGACTTCGACCAAAATGAAGATGCGTGGTGCGCTCAACGGAACCTCGAGCACG ATCTCCATTTGGCCGCCGAGCTGGGCAAATCCCTTCTGGACCGCAACCGCGAGCTGGAGCAGGCGCTGCAGCAGATTTACTCCACCAACCAAGAACAGCTGCTGGAAATAGag TATCTGGCCAAGCAAGTGGAGCTGTTGCGTCACATGAACGACCAGCACACCAAAGTTTATGAGCAACTGGATGTGTCCACCAGGGATCTGGAGCAAGCCAATAAGAAATTGGTGCAGGATGAACGCCTGGCGCAGAAGAAGATCAACAG TTTGACAGAGTCCATAGACGGGCTTCAAATGCATGTGGAGGGTcttcaaaatcaactggaagcactgacgtcaacccagtcagagcgaAACAAACAAGAAAAACGACGCAACCTCACCGCACATAGTGTTTCTTGTCTTAAAGAGCTGTACAACTTGAGGCATGACAG ACCTATTTTGTCTCTGCTCAGATGTGTACTCAACGATAGTCGACAAATAGAGGGATTGTGGTCACCGCAGAAATGCATCTACGATCGAGACCCAGAAGACGAGCACGAGGCCCTTCTCGGCTCCGTCCGAACTCTCACCAATCAATTAGCCGCAGAGAAAAGTCGTCGGGAGGCGGCGGAAAGCGAGAGCCAGCTGACGGCCGAGGACAAGCGAAGCTTGGAAAGCCGGCTTGTCATGCTGGCTGGTTGTCGGGACAGGCAGGCGGAGCTGGAGGTCCAGGTGGAGCAGCTCAGGCTCCTGTGGCGCTCCGACTGCGCTAAGAG GAAACCTGTCCAACTACTTCTCCCTGACACGATATTCTTCACCTCAGACGACAAAGCCGAAGTGGATCCCGCTGAGTTGGAGGAGGTTGACCAGAAGTACGCTGATGATGATCACGAGCAGATGTGCGTGCGGCGAGCGGAGGTGGTAAAGCGGAGGGGTATCTTGCTGCTGAATGAGGTGGATGCACAGTACAGCGCACTGCAG gTGAAATATGATGCACTGCTCCAGAGATGTCAGCAGGCAAACGTGGGGCTCACCCACAAATCCGTCCAAACGCCACGCAGCCCGTCTGCCAGCAGCCGTCCACGAGAATGCACGCTGGTGCCAGAAGAGCCTGAGTACAAAATCCTCTTCAAGGAGATCTTCACCTGCATCCAGAAGACTAAAGAAGACCTGCATGACAACAAGCTTGTCAGGGACGCTTCTGCCGTGTGA
- the si:ch211-139g16.8 gene encoding immunoglobulin superfamily member 6, translated as MVPLFWLSFVSLTFLPLKGVTEPQSCLTQPSQPIWREPGQEAEIQCSVHSDCSAEGLHYRWFVFQRKTHGLLDLGPPNHHKYNLQGSTLQLMDLNPNDSGIYYCAATSPGKQTPGAQHVGMGTTLIVKEKMKFTVGHILLWLTFVVLAVYSLATVTLIVQKKYGFNICNCRWIYKSNKKSTDKRIFRNVLQEMHHKREVKRNKQTAGRNPMSVEVTTTALDNGPDDIYQNVH; from the exons ATGGTGCCATTGTTTTGGCTTTCTTTCGtttcgctcaccttcttgccccTCAAAG GTGTGACAGAACCTCAGAGCTGTCTCACACAGCCGAGTCAACCTATTTGGCGAGAGCCAGGACAAGAAGCTGAGATCCAGTGCAGCGTCCATTCCGACTGCTCCGCGGAAGGGCTGCATTACCGTTGGTTTGTTTTCCAACGCAAGACCCACGGTCTCCTAGACCTGGGTCCCCCCAACCATCACAAGTACAATCTACAAGGGTCTACTTTACAACTGATGGACCTGAACCCCAACGACAGTGGGATTTACTATTGTGCTGCCACGTCGCCAGGAAAGCAGACACCGGGGGCGCAACACGTAGGGATGGGAACAACTCTTATTGTAAAGG AAAAGATGAAGTTCACGGTGGGTCATATTCTTTTGTGGTTAACGTTTGTAGTCTTGGCCGTCTACAGCTTGGCAACGGTGACTCTTATCGTTCAAAAAAAG TATGGCTTCAATATCTGCAACTGCAGGTGGATATACAAAAGTAACAAG AAAAGCACAGACAAACGAATATTCCGCAATGTTTTGCAAGAGATGCACCACAAACGGGAAGTTAAGAGAAACAAACAGACAGCAGGGAGAAACCCGATGTCGGTGGAG GTGACGACTACAGCGTTAGATAACGGGCCAGATGACATCTATCAAAATGTGCATTAA